The Patescibacteria group bacterium genome segment ACTGACCGCCTTCAACTTCCAACACCAAAACTCTGTTTTGGTTTAAATCAAAAAGACCCTGATTATCTTTTGTTCTTAGAGAACCTAAATCTAAACTATAATTACCTAGAGAGTTGGTGTAAGCTGAAATTAAGCCAGACTCCGCTGAAAAAGCATAAACAATCAAAGGTGCCTCTGGAGCTTCTTCAGCAAAATCAAGTACTTTACCGTAACAAGGATAAGGAAAAGGAGCTGATTCCAAGGAAACCGCCGTCCTGATTAATGGTAAGGATTGACCTTCTTTATCATAAGAATAAAATTGCCTACCAGTTGAAATAAGATAGTAATACTCTGTCTCAGGCTTAAGGTCCTTTAAAGTCACATGATGAACCGTAGCTGCTACCAGACCAAAATCATCCCCAATGACCTTTAAATCAAATAATCTAGAAATCAAGTTCATCGGTAAAACCCGCAAGATAATCCGAGCTGAACTAGAAATCGGAGAATGAGAATAGTAAACTTTTGCTCTTGTTGGTTTGTAACTTACCCAAGAAAGAGTTAAAGAATTCTCGCTAAGATTACTCACCTGAATATTTTCAATAGGAACAGAAGGATGAACCAGAGTTTGGTAAAGAAAAATAAAACAGCCAATTGTAAAAAGGGTGGCTAAAAAAACACAAATTCCCAAAACACAAAAATGTCTGACCCGATAGGTAGTCACTAAATACATCATATTAGAACTTAAAAGGGTCAGTCAATCCCCTATTTTTGCTTTAAAAAAGAAAAAAAGATAAAATAGAAATACGGGGTGTAGCTCAGTTGGCTAGAGCGCTAGCATCGGGAGCTAGAGGCCGTGAGTTCGAGTCTCACCACCCCGACTTGACTTCAAATATCCTTTCCCCTAAACTATAGGACAGAAAACTGTCTTAGCACCTATCAGAACCTATCAATCAAGGAGGGGAAGCATGGATAGGAAAGAGGAAGTGAGGATCGGCTGCTTAATTCTCATTATCGTGGTGACCGGCATCGTTGCGGCTTTGGTAGGATCAATTCTGATCTTTCCAATCAACCGCACTCCGGTGATCGGTCTCATCATCGGCGTCGTTGCCTTCGTGATAAGTTTTATCACGGCGATACCGGAACCACGCCGTACCGTCGATACCAGGGATTTGATCTCAGGCTTATTCTTCTGTGTGGGCTTCATCCTCGCAGGCTTAAGTCTCCTTTGGATGGGTAAACTCCTTCTGAAGGCAGATGTCATTGCAATCATAACAATGATTTGCGATCTCATCTGGGGATTGATCTTAATCGGGTCCGGCGCGCACGAGCTCTACGTCCTTTTCGGACATCTCCGCCAGAAGCGGAAACGAAAAGGTTCATGAGGTTGGGACAGAAATCTGGCCCTGGCAATCTTTCAAAGAGCGCTGGGGCCTCATTTTTCTAAGGATAAATTTATTCTTGAAGCTTAAATCTTAATTAAAACATGACCTCTTCTTCAGAGCGTTTATAGTCGTAGATTTCTTCTTCCCGAAACCAAAGTTGGCGTTCAAACTTAGCTTCCTGAGCATCACCTGAAGCATGAATCAAGTTCTTAGTCGATCGTTTTCGAGTATCAGCAAACATCGCTGAATCAAAAGAATAATCACCTCTAATGGTTCCTGGTGGAGCGGAAGCCGGAAAGGTTGAGCCAACAATCTTCCTAATAATTTCAACCGCGCTTGGACCTTGCCAAAGCAGGGCAATCACTGGACCAGAAGAAAGG includes the following:
- a CDS encoding fibronectin type III domain-containing protein, with the translated sequence MMYLVTTYRVRHFCVLGICVFLATLFTIGCFIFLYQTLVHPSVPIENIQVSNLSENSLTLSWVSYKPTRAKVYYSHSPISSSARIILRVLPMNLISRLFDLKVIGDDFGLVAATVHHVTLKDLKPETEYYYLISTGRQFYSYDKEGQSLPLIRTAVSLESAPFPYPCYGKVLDFAEEAPEAPLIVYAFSAESGLISAYTNSLGNYSLDLGSLRTKDNQGLFDLNQNRVLVLEVEGGQWGKITQPLYFDECQPIKTINLE